A genomic stretch from Plasmodium cynomolgi strain B DNA, chromosome 8, whole genome shotgun sequence includes:
- a CDS encoding transcrition adapter 2 (putative): protein MLYFKIVCKNMVIEFLFLSEEDQEVHKSSAPMVGEPSHCSLLLPIKSIGKSVIRNLPKWGEDSTTYCISNSGGDNSGNNYSGAYSNGNCRGDTSNGGGSTNNYGGMKGSGGSGGGLGGAGGSGDNNGENNNNNNNNHNNNRDAFHDPEDDEQGNTNDNKNGGSNMDKGRNAINMHEMKMNDVNLMYGNHEKDSANNMMNGNYVDSNAGNLENAYKNENSAGGNHLNTAGKGDPFFENGENNKAIGMLRSASNSLMNKGGGGVPAEMSNSNVNYMPHMNGQNGKGGTGSGMGSGMNSGMASPSGGMNNPRMNNVSPNQMMNFPSMFMGANMLPSYGAQNGMHNSMSSTNGGGADPLDNMQNVKQPAPAGGVLKHKHNQFMSPGQNAGDTKMTNSQQHSSTSSSSSSMPPNNFIPNQLHQQFQIQQQMHLQHLFHQQNIHPYNMMQPNNPSKFPTQQGSQKQSNASILKMPQMLPMNSPDRRSNSISQKMPRHVMNPMDSSSNSQRSANTSSMSSMTNPSSHVNPMSLKYPYKNSSTSQHMSSSSSSNNNSSSNSGNNNAQQNHPHAVSSQQHQQLQQQHGMQNSMSNMNHSVGLNMSHNMTNKQNMQQSMQQGMLPGSHLLPTKQISQQLLMQSPGSSNQSNKAVPQLFQHQPSMQQGMQQNVQHQQNAQQQMGATPKSMSTTSISGSINRQPSHVSFSHVPLNQQNMPPFMHGNPMHMYQQQPPFFPRASSTPQHMGPQQLSYEWMHSPYMQHQYMLQQCQLTPQQLFLQQQKQQSMLHHAQQNVPPLHLHAQKQGLSQMQQNMAYPQHQQQQLHHPQQQMQMNNMANLPQHMRMNPPQHANMPFKQNVAQPFPHMFKDNIIPSSTNFEFMENINDMQRMGSSLKGHILDVNSSNNMSSEGAIEEDIFDSNYHCDICNKDITHAIRIRCAECVDFDLCVNCFSSGKEMKSEKCEHYNYHNYIPIPKYDFPLYKLNWSAEEELLLLDGISKYGFGNWEQVADLVNSVAKIAKTDRECEKHYYNFYLKSNCAPLPDNKRLLIKPDGNPYDIEHVTEKDMNENEDYVQPKSKKNNRTQIIGYWPLRGDFDIEYDNDAELLLADMEFKESDLPQQKELKLQVLEIYNSKLDERIYRKRTVIERGLLDTKSQMQRDKKRTKEEKELYTALKPLSRFHSPQHHEYFIQLLLEEQKLRQRLTKLQEWKTLGLQNIEQVQEYEIEKNRRAKEAVKQQQQQQQQQQQQQQQQQLQQQQQQQQQQHQEQPEKVDTKALKSNKKECKIKQKEEEEMEDSKKLNIDTFVELDLLNEKEVEFCKNMKLPILFFLLIKRLLIMEISNSNLNMLKDINELKLKGYKVGQLYDFFLSFDINQKEELLNSNGNGNLKNSYIRKNEDKRRKLRTNYDCNSFNRSDKVEMDDPNDNGGNAGGAANNAGNNYAGGPNGGAICSPSGITSAVTGAASGATANGSGIPTVKAEMLNENAGIILPVNEESTTILNEPTSTGDPLNDKDLPTSTQSVGKTDENDNIEDPTDKEKSAMSSTPVSVPDGTATTIRDKKSRERKVKKERDEKMTQQLITSKESEMVSSPPKEVSPMSSEILTASQKKKTNVKKKGSTSTVTTLEGEKTENAQNLGGLEQATGEEENKGTKEIVHDKKEVENKMNEAKCSEVEEVPSSGATPGEAIPGGEKKSTDVNAPSLYDEEDKEVEEDYGDLDDDGDDRETNADVDADENEKKSKKKSTKKKTESKEESSDLVSTMTMKTSIGDSNSTNEIFRNSNNSRRKSVEKMKETSSQIRSNSQSKKKTGEVNISEEKEMCTSGIINNADHSSGKLKKGAPKIDESLSSEIFENTSKKRSNSKSKKSSDYDLSRNESRVSSHFDLENENSCVETFDSSLEVDGKLSKGKKLSTPPPSSLSILSKNDKNRRSKAKSDNLITELASSSVDTKDNDRSDRKAKTADDSLKKSSKKRKGSTSLVSSSTKKSMKM from the exons atgttatattttaagatcgtttgtaaaaatatggtgattgaatttttattcctcAGTGAGGAAGATCAAGAAGTACACAAATCATCGGCCCCCATGGTTGGGGAGCCCTCGCATTGCTCATTATTACTCCCTATCAAGAGTATAGGCAAAAGTGTCATTAGGAACCTCCCCAAATGGGGTGAGGATTCTACGACCTACTGCATTAGCAACAGCGGAGGTGACAACAGTGGGAATAACTATTCCGGTGCATATTCAAACGGCAATTGCCGAGGTGACACTTCCAACGGGGGAGGCAGCACGAATAACTATGGTGGCATGAAAGGTTCCGGAGGCAGCGGAGGCGGCCTTGGGGGTGCAGGAGGAAGTGGCGACAATAACGGGgagaacaacaacaacaataataacaatCACAATAATAACAGGGATGCGTTCCACGACCCGGAGGACGACGAGCAGGGCAACACGAATGACAACAAAAACGGCGGTAGTAACATGGACAAAGGAAGGAACGCCATTAACATGCACGAAATGAAGATGAACGATGTGAATCTTATGTATGGCAATCACGAAAAGGACAGTGCAAACAACATGATGAATGGAAATTACGTTGACAGCAATGCAGGGAATTTAGAAAATgcttacaaaaatgaaaacagtGCTGGTGGGAATCATCTTAACACAGCAGGAAAAGGcgaccccttttttgagaatggagaaaataacaaaGCGATTGGGATGCTTAGAAGTGCATCGAACAGCTTAATGAacaaggggggaggaggggtcCCTGCAGAGATGAGCAATTCGAATGTGAATTATATGCCCCACATGAATGGTCAGAATGGGAAGGGCGGCACGGGCAGCGGCATGGGCAGCGGCATGAACAGCGGCATGGCTTCCCCCTCGGGCGGAATGAACAACCCAAGGATGAACAACGTGTCCCCGAATCAAATGATGAATTTCCCAAGTATGTTTATGGGAGCGAACATGCTACCATCATATGGGGCTCAAAACGGCATGCATAATAGCATGAGTAGCACTAATGGGGGTGGAGCAGACCCCTTGGataatatgcaaaatgtgaaacaGCCAGCGCCAGCAGGAGGAGTGTTGAAGCACAAGCACAACCAGTTCATGTCCCCAGGGCAAAATGCAGGAGATACCAAAATGACCAACTCACAGCAGCATAGCAGTacgagcagcagcagcagtagtATGCCCCCAAATAATTTCATTCCCAATCAACTACACCAGCAGTTTCAAATTCAACAACAGATGCATTTACAGCATTTATTTCATCAGCAAAATATTCACCCCTATAATATGATGCAGCCAAATAACCCTTCGAAATTTCCAACTCAACAGGGTTCCCAGAAACAGTCAAATGCTTCTATCCTGAAAATGCCTCAGATGTTACCCATGAATTCACCTGACCGGAGGAGCAACTCCATTTCGCAGAAGATGCCTAGGCATGTAATGAACCCGATGGATTCCTCTAGCAATTCTCAAAGGAGTGCCAACACATCCAGCATGTCCTCCATGACCAACCCGTCGAGTCATGTAAATCCTATGTCGTTGAAATATCCCTACAAGAATAGCAGCACGTCGCAGCATATGAGCAGCTCCAGTAGTAGTAACAACAATAGCAGTAGTAACAGCGGGAACAACAACGCGCAGCAGAACCACCCCCATGCGGTGAGTTCCCAGCAACACCAGCAGCTGCAGCAACAGCACGGCATGCAAAATTCGATGAGCAACATGAACCACAGTGTGGGCCTCAACATGAGTCATAACATGACCAACAAACAGAACATGCAACAGAGCATGCAACAGGGCATGCTGCCGGGGTCGCACCTTCTTCCGACCAAGCAGATTTCACAGCAGCTGCTAATGCAGTCGCCGGGTTCGTCCAACCAGTCGAAC AAGGCGGTGCCCCAACTGTTTCAGCACCAGCCGAGCATGCAGCAGGGCATGCAACAGAACGTGCAGCACCAACAGAACGCCCAGCAGCAGATGGGCGCAACGCCCAAAAGCATGAGCACGACGAGCATATCCGGCTCGATCAACAGACAGCCCAGTCACGTGTCCTTCTCGCATGTTCCTCTGAACCAGCAAAACATGCCTCCATTCATGCATGGCAACCCCATGCACATGTACCAGCAGcagcccccctttttcccgaGAGCATCATCAACTCCGCAGCACATGGGTCCCCAACAGCTTTCTTACGAGTGGATGCACAGTCCCTACATGCAGCATCAGTACATGCTTCAGCAGTGCCAGTTGACTCCTCAGCAATTGTTCCTGCAGCAGCAAAAGCAGCAGAGTATGTTGCACCACGCACAGCAAAACGTGCCACCACTGCACCTGCACGCGCAGAAGCAGGGACTCTCACAGATGCAGCAGAACATGGCCTACCCACAACATCAACAGCAACAACTGCACCATCCGCAGCAACAAATGCAGATGAATAATATGGCGAATCTACCCCAACACATGAGAATGAACCCACCACAACATGCTAATATGCCATTCAAGCAGAATGTAGCACAACCATTTCCACACATGTTTAAGGATAATATTATTCCATCAAGTACCAATTTCGAGTTTATGGAGAATATAAATGATATGCAAAGAATGGGATCCTCTTTGAAGGGTCACATATTGGATGTTAATAGCAGCAATAATATGTCATCAGAAGGAGCGATTGAAGAAGACATTTTCGACAGCAATTATCACTGTGATATATGTAATAAAGATATAACACATGCGATTAGAATAAGGTGTGCCGAGTGTGTAGATTTCGACCTATGTGTAAATTGCTTTAGTAGTggaaaagaaatgaaatctgaaaaatgtgaacattACAACTATCACAATTATATACCTATACCAAAGTATGACTTCCCCTTGTATAAGTTGAACTGGAGTGCAGAAGAGGAGCTGTTACTACTAGATGGGATAAGTAAATATGGTTTTGGGAACTGGGAACAAGTAGCTGATTTGGTTAATTCTGTTGCGAAAATTGCCAAGACGGATAGAGAGTGTGAAAAACAttactataatttttaccTTAAATCGAACTGTGCACCGTTACCCGATAATAAAAGGTTACTAATAAAACCCGATGGAAATCCATACGACATTGAACACGTGACAGAAAAAGATATGAACGAAAATGAGGATTATGTACAACCCAAGTCGAAGAAGAATAACAGGACACAAATTATTGGGTACTGGCCACTAAGAGGAGATTTCGATATTGAGTATGATAACGATGCGGAATTGTTATTAGCTGATATGGAATTTAAAGAATCAGATTTGCCTCAACAGAAGGAGCTAAAACTGCAAGTGCTTGAAATTTATAACTCCAAATTGGATGAAAGAATTTACAGAAAAAGGACCGTTATTGAGAGGGGCCTGTTGGATACCAAGTCACAAATGCAGAGGGATAAGAAAAGgacgaaggaggaaaaggaattgTACACTGCATTGAAGCCGCTATCCAGGTTTCACTCCCCGCAACACCACGAATATTTCATTCAGTTACTGCTGGAGGAGCAGAAGCTCCGTCAAAGGTTGACCAAACTGCAGGAGTGGAAAACGCTTGGCCTGCAAAACATCGAACAAGTGCAGGAGTATGAAATTGAAAAGAACAGGAGGGCCAAGGAAGCAGTcaaacagcagcagcagcaacagcagcaacaacaacagcaacaacagcagcagcaactacagcaacagcaacagcaacagcagcaacagcaCCAGGAACAGCCAGAAAAGGTAGACACGAAAGCCCTGAAgagtaacaaaaaggaatgcaaaattaaacaaaaagaggaggaagaaatggaagatagcaaaaaattaaacatagATACCTTTGTCGAACTGGATCTGCTGAACGAGAAGGAAGTtgaattttgtaaaaatatgaaactccccattttatttttccttctcattaAGAGGTTACTAATAATGGAAATTAGCAATAGCAATTTGAATATGCTAAAGGATATCAACGAACTCAAGCTGAAGGGTTACAAGGTGGGCCAACTTTACGACTTCTTCCTCAGCTTTGACATTAATCAGAAGGAGGAACTCCTAAACAGCAACGGAAATGGCAACCTTAAAAATTCATACATAAGAAAGAACGAAGATAAGAGACGAAAACTCAGAACGAATTATGACTGCAACAGTTTTAATCGATCTGATAAGGTGGAGATGGATGACCCGAATGACAATGGCGGCAATGCTGGTGGCGCAGCCAACAACGCGGGGAACAACTATGCAGGAGGACCAAACGGTGGGGCAATTTGCAGCCCTAGTGGCATCACCAGTGCCGTCACAGGTGCCGCTTCCGGTGCCACTGCAAATGGTAGTGGCATCCCTACGGTGAAAGCTGAGATGCTCAATGAAAATGCGGGAATCATCCTGCCGGTGAATGAGGAGAGCACAACCATTCTGAATGAACCCACCTCAACCGGTGACCCACTAAATGATAAGGATCTACCGACGAGCACCCAATCAGTGGGAAAAACGGACGAAAACGACAATATAGAAGACCCCAccgataaagaaaaaagcgcaATGAGTAGCACTCCTGTAAGTGTACCCGATGGAACAGCTACTACCATCAGGGACAAAAAATCCAGAGAGAGAAAagtaaagaaagaaagagaCGAGAAGATGACACAGCAGTTGATAACTTCCAAAGAATCCGAAATGGTGAGTAGCCCTCCCAAGGAAGTGAGTCCAATGAGCTCAGAAATTTTAACCGCTagtcaaaagaaaaaaaccaacgtgaaaaagaaaggaagtaCTAGTACAGTCACAACCctagagggggaaaaaactgAGAACGCGCAAAATTTGGGAGGCCTTGAACAGGCCacgggagaagaagaaaacaagGGGACCAAGGAAATTGTGCACGACAAGAAAGAAgtagaaaacaaaatgaatgaagCAAAGTGTAGCGAGGTAGAAGAAGTGCCCTCCAGCGGTGCAACACCTGGGGAGGCTATCCccgggggagaaaaaaaatctaccGATGTGAATGCGCCCAGCCTGTACGACGAAGAAGATAAAGAGGTGGAGGAAGACTATGGTGACCTGGATGACGATGGAGATGATAGAGAAACAAACGCAGACGTAGACGcagatgaaaatgaaaaaaaaagtaaaaagaaaagcacaaaaaagaaaacagaaAGTAAAGAAGAAAGCTCAGATTTAGTTAGCACAATGACAATGAAGACAAGTATAGGGGATAGCAATTCTACGAATGAGATATTCAGAAATTCAAATAATTCGAGGAGAAAATCGgtggagaaaatgaaggaaacTTCATCACAAATTAGAAGTAACAGCCaaagtaagaaaaaaacgggggaagtaAATATAAGTGAAGAGAAGGAAATGTGCACTAGTGGCATAATTAACAACGCAGACCATTCGTCGGGAAAGTTGAAAAAAGGCGCTCCAAAGATCGATGAGAGTCTTAGCAgtgaaatttttgaaaacacATCCAAAAAACGAAGTAACAGCAAATCCAAGAAAAGTAGTGATTACGATTTGAGTAGAAATGAGTCGAGAGTGAGCAGCCATTTTGATctagaaaatgaaaatagtTGTGTCGAAACATTTGATTCCAGCTTAGAAGTGGATGGAAAATTATCCAAAGGGAAAAAGCTGAGCACCCCACCCCCGTCTTCTTTATCCATATTGAGTAAGAATGACAAGAACAGACGTAGCAAAGCAAAGAGTGACAACTTGATCACGGAGCTTGCATCTTCCAGCGTTGATA
- a CDS encoding prohibitin (putative), which produces MSNPQNFDIHNLRRLGKIGVSVGAFLGLTSFSSWLFNNSLYNVEAGKRAIKYNRLFGLSNRIYGEGTHFLIPYFERCIIYDVRTKPRVLMSLTGSRDLQMVNITCRVLSRPNENKLVDIYRTLGKEYDEKVLPSIINEVLKSVVAQYNASQLITQREVVSKSVREQLVQRAKDFNILLDDASITHLSFSNEYEKAVEAKQVAQQEAERSKYIVLKAEQEKKSTIIKAQGEAEVAKLIGLAVKDNPAFMELKKIELSKEVSNIISKCQNKVMLSTDSLLINFA; this is translated from the coding sequence ATGAGTAACCCGCAGAACTTCGACATACACAATTTAAGAAGGCTAGGAAAGATAGGAGTAAGCGTGGGGGCATTTCTTGGATTGACCTCATTTAGCAGTTGGTTATTTAATAATAGCCTATACAATGTGGAGGCAGGAAAGAGAgcgataaaatataataggCTGTTTGGGCTATCGAACAGAATATATGGAGAAGGGACTCACTTTTTAATCCCCTATTTTGAGAGGTGTATTATTTATGATGTGAGAACGAAACCACGAGTTCTTATGTCCTTAACAGGATCTAGAGATTTACAAATGGTTAATATCACTTGTCGTGTTTTGTCAAGACCGAATGAAAACAAGCTCGTAGATATATATAGAACTTTGGGAAAGGAATATGATGAGAAGGTCCTTCCTTCCATTATTAACGAAGTGTTAAAAAGTGTGGTAGCTCAGTACAACGCTTCTCAGTTAATTACTCAAAGGGAGGTTGTAAGTAAATCTGTTAGGGAACAGCTGGTGCAGAGGGCTAAAGATTTTAATATCCTTTTGGATGATGCGTCCATAACGCACCTAAGTTTTAGTAATGAATATGAGAAGGCTGTGGAAGCCAAACAGGTAGCTCAGCAGGAGGCTGAAAGGAGCAAATACATCGTTTTAAAAGctgaacaagaaaaaaaatccacaaTTATTAAAGCACAAGGGGAGGCTGAAGTAGCCAAGTTGATTGGACTTGCGGTGAAGGACAACCCTGCCTTCAtggaactaaaaaaaatagaactcTCGAAGGAGGTCTCCAATATCATTTCGAAATGTCAGAACAAGGTTATGTTGTCCACGGATTCCCTTCTGATCAATTTTGCC
- a CDS encoding hypothetical protein (putative), translating into MEERTELLVGIIKQWTSNYKVTFYHQNENESIAKCTVNATFTITEVGPIGMNSFGGEPPIGDKYFVTFKFENENLARTVDMGLNCEAWIDKLIKDKEKLRNNLDLSSEFMRTRFIKPADEESIEAILQKIKDEKEADRKRKEEEKQLQEKKKTFVKPDKLLHKKTFFDETLELDKISSKANLNIDHGSSELARGSTKNVDNEKLNEALSFLKLNLSFYFADVDIKKKGKLKQEHYVEILKMVNHKMCVSHRRLESHVRGEDKSEPNEIPPERYLFYESNEEVSTNTDDNSSNGEFSDTSNIYKENKKGTNKKTTSIDDKKKLGELFNVNNKEIDLIKDISIYKNNMFNGNNIFYEFKSVPTNSEFFLFDQDNQFYSYIYTDNYYDFLLYISYADEEDNGCVCYNNYLHAIPTYLYELKRNREHFETIPFDSLLLYKQLIFACYENELNFMYETFLQEFRKYDLSDSGFIHRSQLKKVLLRNEHIVSRQEYKLLLRVFSYNDDNYVYYRNVREMVLRLRFEGIRNSIFERNAKMLHKYLCEELIKHNLKGKKKIHIFDCKNVLDSCNKIYLNKNIIHIILSSLNFDQNLELDVVTFLRVSITIIINSIKLETIQKIYNSINDDKQKKEEFKKDSEGGYKGKGSSKKSEKTNIPALELVERTLTKLFKVLDEKNEDHLKIIDFIETLLESNQKKKIIDIKEICKLSKYELQGFVAEIDTDTKGGSYPKDQIKDNRNFDFYKNKKIHYSSHIHKWCSKTYQIRSCKYYSYFFNYPDDLIEIDDELNKKLLFCEEEKE; encoded by the exons ATGGAAGAAAGGACTGAATTACTGGTCGGAATAATCAAGCAGTGGACGAGCAA CTATAAGGTCACCTTTTACcaccaaaatgaaaacgaatCCATTGCCAAATGCACGGTGAACGCGACATTCACCATAACTGAAGTAGGACCGATTGGCATGAACAGCTTTGGAGGGGAGCCCCCAATTGGCGACAAATATTTCGTGACgttcaaatttgaaaatgaaaatttagcGAGGACGGTGGACATGGGTCTAAATTGCGAGGCCTGGATTGACAA GCTTATCAAGGATAAAGAGAAACTTAGGAACAATCTTGACCTTTCATCCGA GTTCATGCGAACTAGGTTCATCAAACCCGCCGATGAGGAGAGCATCGAggcaattttgcaaaaaatcaaagacgaaaaggaagcggatcgaaagagaaaggaagaagaaaagcaactccaagaaaaaaaaaaaacattcgtAAAACCGGATAAGTTGTTGCACAAAAAGACCTTCTTTGATGAGACCTTAGAATTAGATAAAATAAGTTCAAAAGCGAATTTGAACATAGATCATGGGAGTTCCGAGTTAGCAAgaggaagcacaaaaaatgtggataacGAAAAACTAAATGAAGCTCTCTCGTTTTTGAAGTTAAACTTGAGCTTTTACTTCGCCGATGTGGACATTAAGAAGAAAG GAAAACTGAAACAGGAACACTACGTGGAGATACTAAAAATGGTAAACCACAAGATGTGTGTGAGTCATCGGCGTTTGGAGAGCCACGTAAGGGGGGAGGACAAATCGGAGCCAAATGAGATTCCCCCAGAGAGATATCTGTTTTACGAGTCGAATGAAGAGGTGAGCACCAACACGGACGATAACAGTTCCAATGGGGAATTTTCTGACACGTCAAATATttacaaggaaaataaaaaagggacgaACAAAAAGACCACAAGCAtagatgataaaaaaaaactggggGAATTATTCAACGTTAACAATAAAGAAATAGATCTCATTAAAGATATTagcatttacaaaaataatatgtttaatggaaataacattttttatgaattcaAAAGCGTCCCAACGAATTCtgagttttttcttttcgacCAAGATAATCAATTTTACTCCTATATTTACACTGATAATTACTACGATTTTTTACTGTACATATCTTATGCGGATGAAGAAGATAACGGATGTGTGTGCTACAATAATTACTTACATGCCATCCCCACATACTTATATGAGCTGAAAAGGAATCGGGAGCACTTTGAGACCATCCCTTTTGATAGTTTGCTTCTCTACAAACAGCTAATATTTGCATGCTACGAGAACGAGCTGAATTTCATGTATGAAACGTTTTTACAGGAATTCAGAAAATATGATTTGTCAGATAGTGGGTTTATCCACCGCTCCCAGTTGAAAAAGGTGCTGCTGCGGAACGAGCATATTGTGTCTAGACAGGAGTACAAACTGCTGCTCCGCGTTTTCTCCTACAACGATGACAATTATGTGTACTACAGGAACGTGCGCGAGATGGTGCTGCGCCTCAG ATTCGAAGGCATCCGAAACAGCATTTTCGAGCGCAACGCGAAGATGCTGCACAAGTACCTGTGCGAAGAATTAATCAAACACAACctcaaaggaaaaaaaaagatacacaTATTCGACTGCAAAAATGTTCTAGATTCTTGCAATAAAATTTAccttaataaaaatattattcacaTCATTTTGTCCTCCCTCAACTTTGACCAGAATCTCGAATTAGACgttgttacttttttaagGGTCTCCATTACTATCATTATTAACAGCATCAAATTGGAAACGATACAGAAGATATACAACTCGATAAATGACGacaagcagaagaaggaggagttTAAGAAGGACTCCGAGGGAGGTTACAAGGGAAAAGGGTCCTCCAAAAAATCGGAAAAG ACAAACATCCCCGCGCTGGAGCTAGTTGAGAGGACCTTAACCAAGCTGTTCAAAGTGCTGGACGAAAAGAACGAAG ATCacctaaaaataattgattTCATCGAAACGCTACTGGAATccaatcagaaaaaaaaaattatcgacATCAAGGAAATATGCAAGCTGAGCAAATATGAGCTGCAGGGATTTGTAGCAGAGATAGACACGGACACTAAGGGGGGCAGCTACCCAAAGGATCAAATAAAAGACAACAGAAACTTTgacttttacaaaaataaaaaaatccattATTCATCGCATATCCACAAATGGTGCTCCAAAACGTATCAAATAAG gTCGTGCAAATATTACAGCTACTTTTTTAACTACCCTGATGATTTAATTGAGATAGAT GACGAACTGAATAAGAAGCTGCTCTTCTGCGAAGAGGAGAAGGAATAG